In Etheostoma spectabile isolate EspeVRDwgs_2016 chromosome 20, UIUC_Espe_1.0, whole genome shotgun sequence, the following are encoded in one genomic region:
- the LOC116670684 gene encoding serine protease inhibitor Kazal-type 1-like isoform X2, which translates to MMCDTNTCCQQTLVHTHTEDIMKLTVLLCSVLLLSVSVLSQGDGTVGPQAETEKLGCAKYEGGLCTKEFDPVCGSDGRSYSTECVLCQLNSLQKTNVKVASKGECPP; encoded by the exons ATGATGTGTGATACTAACACCTGCTGCCAACAGACacttgtccacacacacacagaagacatCATGAAGCTGACTGTCCTGCTCTGTTCTGTtctgctgctctctgtctctg tcctTTCCCAGGGGGATGGGACTGTGGGCCCTCAGGCTGAAACCGAAAAG ctTGGCTGTGCGAAGTATGAAGGTGGACTCTGCACCAAGGAGTTTGATCCAGTGTGTGGCAGTGATGGACGCTCCTACAGCACTGAATGTGTTCTCTGCCAGCTGAACAG cctcCAAAAGACGAATGTCAAAGTGGCAAGCAAAGGGGAGTGCCCTCCTTAG